The DNA region TAGTCTTTCGTCACTCGATCAATTGATGTTAAAAGCAAAAGACTCGTCATTTGTGTATTTAAATGATGATAAAAACTTTAATGAATATTCTTCTAAGATGAGAGCGCTAAAGCATTCGAAGTCGCTTGGATTCAAGTATGGAAGTGAGAAAAAAGAAATTCAAACTATTCTATTAAACAATAGACTCAATAGAGAGTTGAGTTCCTCGTCTGTTTTACTTGTTTCGGATTCTTCTGATATTGTTGATCTTAAGACATTATCTTCACTCTTTTCTAAAACGAATGATGAGTTGATTGAAGGGATTCGCAAGATCAGTGATGAAAGCTACTTTCATACAAATGATCAAATACAAAAAAGAATTCAGGTTGCAATGATTCGCTCTATTCATGAAAACCATAATATCAACCAAGCTTATCTTGCTAGTGGAAGTGTCGTATCAAGAGATAAGGATATTGCAAGAATTGTTCAAAGAGATAAGAATCTATTTCACAATAAACTTGGAAAAATAGTAAAAAAGAGCGTTAAAGTTGCCAATATTGGACTTTATCTTTTTGCCTACAACTATTACTATGTAATGAAGAGTGCGACTTCTTCTTGGAAGCCAACTTCGAGAGATTTTACAATGGCAATTACAAATAGACTTTACGGTGCGCTATTTATTGATGGAGCTCTTGAAGACGTTAAAGATGGTCACAAAAAGCTTAAATCGCATTCACGTTCACTTTACAATAAAGTTGATAGTAACCAAGGTTTACATGCACCTTTTGACTTCTCTCTTTAATTTTTCATCTTATATGGCAAAGGGTCTCGTGATTGGGACCCTTTGTTTCTTTTCAATATCTTCTTTGGCAATTAAACAATATCATATCGCATTGGTGGATACCTTTTTTTGTCCAAGCGCCCTTGTATTACCAAGTGGAATTGAGTTGGACTTTGTAGAGACTACAATTGAGAACACTTGTCAAAAAGAAGATCTCAAAGGCCGTAAGTATCATGGACATCAGGTCTTAGAGAAACTCTTGTATTACTATTCAAAAAAGAAGTTGGAAAAAAAGGCCAAATTGAAAATAACTCTTGTTACTGTTTTTCATCAGTCGGGCAGGCAAGATCTAAAGGCCTGGCGAGATGTTTTTTCTTTGAAAAACCAAAAGAGATATGATGCCTATCTAATTTCTGTAGGAATTCCTTTTAAATCAAAAGAGCAGTATTCTTCAATGGATAATATTGTCTTTAAAAGGCCTGTCTATGTCGCAAGGCCAGCTTACCAAAAAGGTGTTTCAAAGCTCAATTTGGTTTGGCCTTCAACAGTAAAGGATAAGAATATTAAGATTGTCGATATTGTTGAGCCTGAGATAAGTTCTTCTTTATCTGTACCTTTGTACTTTCTCAATCAAATTTAACTGGCGTATTTAAAAATCTTTTTCATTAGGGATTTCTTCTTGATTGGCTTTGCTATGTACTCTGTACAACCGGCCTTAAGTCCTCTTTGAATATCCTCGTCAAAGCTTTTGGCAGAAAGACCAATGATTGGAGTAAGGATATTTCTTTCTTTCTTAAGCTTCGTGATAAGTTTAGTGGCTTCATAGCCGTCCATGACGGGCATTTGCATGTCCATGATGATAAGGTCATATTCATTTAATTCAAAAAGCTCTACGGCCCTTTTTCCGTTCTCTGCAAATTGAATTTTAAACTCGGTGTCTTTGAAATAGAAATCGAGGAGTTTTCTATTATCTTCAGTATCTTCAGCAATGAGAATGTTAAATTTATCGTTTTCACTTCTCTTTCTAAACTTTATCTCTCTTGTTTTTTCGATCATTTCTTCTTCAATCATTTTATCTTTTTGAACACGATTGAGTTCAAATTTTACGACAATCGTTGTTCCTATTCCTATTTCACTCGATGCATGTATTTCACCACCAAGGGCCTCTATAATTGATCGGGATACTTGAAGTCCCAGTCCATTTCTAACAACCTCTTGGATCGCTCGCTGCGAGAAGGGAAGAAAGAGAGAGTCGAGTTGCTTTTTAGGGATACCAATTCCTGTATCGGCTACAGTTAAAAGGAATCCTTCTTTGTTTGCATTTGTTGTATTGTAACGCTTTAAAGAGATATGAATTTTCCCTTCATCTGTATACTTAATGGCATTGCTAATGAGATTGGTGAAGACCTGATTAATTCTCGTTTCATCACCCATAACATCGAATTCTAAAAGAGGATCGATTTCAACATCATAAGTAAGATTTAGTTCTGAAGCGTGAATTCTCATGAGTGCATTTATTTCTTCGAAAGTTTTTCTAAGATTAAAGTAATGTTCCTCGAGTTTAATATTTGTAGAGTGATCGATCTTGGCAAGGTAGAGGATCTTGGCCACGACAGACTTTATATTTTCTCCAGAGTTTTTAATCATCTGAAAGTACTCAAGTTGCTCTTTGTTCATTTTATTTTCATGAACGAGCTCTATGGCGCCAAGAAGAATGTTGAGAGGGGTCCTTATTTCATGGCTAATATTGGCCAGGAAGTGGGCCTTAGATTTTGCTGAGTAGAGGAGTTCTTTTTCCGTGTCCTTTTGACGTTGAACTGTTTGCTCAAGTGAGCTTAGACTTTTCTTTAAATTAGCGTCTTTCTCTTGGAGAAGAGTAAGCAATTTATTATAGGAACTTGTAAACTCATGCAGCTCTCTTGCTAGGCCTTTGATTCTAATGGGCTCAACTTCATCGAGATTATCTTGTGATTTAATTTTACCGGCCATCATTGCCATCTTTTCTCTAATTTTATTCATCGGAGAGAAAACAAGTTTCCTAAGTCCTGTAATGGCCAAAATCGTTAAGAGAATTGTTAGAATTAAAAAGATAGCTTGAATATTGTTCTTTGTTTCATAAGTTCTAGCAAAACTTTCCTTTAAAGGAACAGTCCTAATTATCTTCCAATATGTATAGGGAACTAAGAAGGTAGTATAGAGGACTTTAGTTTCTTGGTTAGTTTCATTGTAGAGCTTGTAGTTATTTAATTGATGATTGTCATAAAAGATATTCAGTATGGATAGAGCATAGAAGAAAGCGGCCTTGTTATTCAAATTGTAAGTATTTTTTAAGAGCTTCTGCTTTATAGTTTCAGTCTCTTCTTTAGAATAATTATTATTATCTTTAATTGTCGTCTCTATTTTTGTTAATAGACGCTCGACTGTTTCTTCCTTCTTTTTGGCGAGTGGATTTTTGATAATTCGGTTGTCGTCTTTATCAAATAATTGCGTTTTAACATTTGACGAGTTAACTTCTGAAAGAAATAAGGTAAGCCATGATAAGCGAACATCTATTGTTGCAACTCCAATGAACTTATCATTTTCAATAATTGGAGCAGAAACTGTGACCATTGGCTCTAAGCTATGAGGGTCTGTGTAGGCATTGCTCCATATGGTTCTACTCGATCGTTTCAAAAAAGAAGCTGTCACATACCAGTTTTCATTATGGTATCCTGGAGAGTGAAGAAACTCTCTTCTATAGTCACGATCTTTTTCAAATCTTTCTTTATCAAAAATTGGTGAAGGAATATTATAATCATCTATAAATTGAAGATTCTCATCTTCATTTCTCGCTAAGAAAAAACTTTTTTGACGTTTCTTTGAATCATAGGCATAGGGTTCATACCAAATTCCTCCACCGGCAATAGATAGAGATTGATCGTAGTCTATTGTTTCAACAAGTAATTTCTTTAAGACTGTTTCATCTTGGATTTTTGATTTACCGATTTTTGCTAATGTTCTTGCAAGTGTTTCAAAGCGAATAATCTTTGCGTGAAGCTTGGAGACAACATTATTTCCAATTTCAATTTCCTGATTAACTTTATTGCTTAACATGGCCGGAATGACTTCTTTTTCTACGATCATAAAGAGCGCACAAGCGAAGACTAAGGCGTATATAAAGATGCCCAGTATTAATTTTTTGGTCAGGTTAAGCTTCAACATTAATAGGGGTTGCCTTTTTTAATCATTTATAACTCTTGATTATTTTAATTGAAGTTATGGTTTGTTTAATAAAAATTGTTAAGATCTAAGGATAATTGTACTTTGTTCAAGTTTGGGGCCCTAAGGCCCCGAGATATCTTTTAGATCATTTTGTTTTTACTGTTTTCTTAGCTGTTTTTTTCTTGGCAACTTTCTTTTTTGTCACTTTACCAGACTTTTTAGCCGCCGTTGTTGTCTTCTTTTTTGTCTTTTTGGAACCCGTTTTTTTTGGAGCTTTTTTAGTTACTTTCTTTTTATCTACTTTTTTAGAGGCCGTTTTTTTCTTAGTGACTTTCTTCTTATCAACTTTTTTAGAAGCTTTTTTCGAAGCGCTTTTCTTCTTCGCAGTGGAGCTTGCTGCTTTTTTTGAGATTTCCTCTTCGATTTCTTCTTTAATTTCTTTTGCTTTCGAGATGGCCCTTTTTGTTGTTTTCTTTACTTGTGAATAGACTTCTTTGGCCTTGGTTTTGTTAATGGATTTTTCAGCTCTTTGTTCAAATTCTTTAAAGACCTCTGCTGGTCTTTTTCCAATATCTTTCAATTCATCGCAAAGATCATCGTAGAACTTCTCTATCTTATGGATTTGTACGTTGAGATGGTCGTAGCGGAACATGAAAACTTTGAAGAGCTCTTCGTATTTATCGTGGCCTTCTTCTTGTAGTTTTGTCAGAAGTTGATGACACTTCTTTCGAAGTTCTTCCTGGCCGGTTTTGACTGATTTTCCAATTTTCTTATTATTTTTTTTCAAAAAATCCTGCAAGCTCATATCTCTATCCTTTTTGTATAGGGCACTATTATTATCGACTAATGAATGCTTTTTGTTTAAAGTATCTCTCTTAATCTCGTAATTTCATGGGTTTATATGTTTTTTGAAGCTTCGTAGATTCCTTGATTTTGCGTTTCCCTTTATCAAAAATTGCCAAGTTCGAAACTTTGCAACTTGTGTTTCTGCCTGTAATATTAAGGCCTTGTTGAAACCGTCTCATTTTGAAAAGGAAAGATTATGAGTCTTTATGATGTTTATGGAATTGGAAATGCACTCGTCGATATGGAGTTTGAAGTAACAAATGATTTTCTTCAAAAGATGAATGTAGAAAAAGGACTTATGACTCTTGTAGAACAAGAACGTCAGAGTGAACTTCTTGAAAATTTAGATGGTAAACAACATAAGAGATCGTGTGGTGGTAGTGCTGCTAATACAATGATTGCAGTATCACAACTAGGTGGAAAGGCCTTTTATTCTTGTAAGGTTGCTAGTGATGAAACAGGTGATTTCTACTATCAAGACCTTGTTAAAGAGGGTGTCAGTTCAAATATTAATGAACAGCGTGAAAAAGGGACGACAGGAAAATGTATGGTTTTTGTTACTCCTGATGCTGATCGTACGATGAATACATATCTTGGAATTACGGCCACTTTTAGTGAAAGTGAATTAAGAGAAGAAGAAATTAAGAAGGCCAAATACCTTTATATGGAAGGTTACCTTGTCACTGGACCAACTGGAAAAGCTGCTGCTATTAAGGCCAAAGAAATTGCCAAGGCAAATAACGTTAAAACGGCCCTTACTTTTTCTGATCCAGGAGTTGTTTCTTTTTTTAAAGAGGGATTTAACGAGATGATTGGTGAGGGTGTTGATCTTCTCTTTTGTAATGAAGCGGAAGCTCTCTCTTACACTGGTACTGAAACAATTGAGCAAGCGAGTGTTGAGCTTAAGAAAATTGCGAAAACATTTGCGATTACACTTGGTGAAAAAGGCGCTCATGTCTTTGATGGTCAAGAGACTATTGAAGTACTTACAAATAAGGTTGAAGCCGTTGATACAAATGGTGCGGGCGATCTTTTCGCAGGAGCTTTTCTCTACGGGATCACAAATGGACTATCGTATGCTCAGTCTGCAAGACTGGCCTGTAGTTTATCTAGCCAACTTGTAACTCAATTTGGGGCAAGACTAAAAAAATCACAAGTAGAACAAATTAAAAAAGAAACATTATAAATTAAGTGGTGAAACATGACTGGTAGATTGTTAATTAAAAAAGTATTTGAAACTGAGCCTGTTGGACAAACAGTTACTGTGAAAGGATGGATTCGCTCTATCCGTAATTCAAAGAAATTTAGCTTCATGGTCTTAAATGACGGTTCCTATCAAGATAGCTTACAAATTGTAATCGATGCTGATCTTGAAAACTATGAAGAAGTAGCTTCTCTTCTAACAGGATCTTCTGTTTCTGTTACAGGGAAAGTTGTTGAGTCTGGTGGAAAAGGTCAAAGCGTTGAGATGCAGGCTGAATCGATTCATATTTATGGAAAGACGGATGAGTCTTATCCATTGCAAAAAAAGGGTTCATCTCTTGAATTTTTAAGAGAGAAGGCCCACTTAAGAGCGAGAACAAACCTCTTTGGAGCAGTGTTTAGAATTCGTCACGAACTAGCTCAGGCTACGCATAAATTCTTCTCTGATAGAGGATTTTATTATCTGAACTCACCAATCATCACGGCAGTTGATGGTGAAGGTGCTGGAGAGATGTTTAAAGTTACAACTCTTGATCTTGAGAATTTGCCAAAAGACGATAAAGGAAATGTTGATTATTCAAAAGACTATTTTGGTAAAGATGTTTCTTTGTGTGTTACTGGACAATTAGAAGGGGAGTGTCACGCACTAGGGCTTGGAAGTGTTTATACTTTTGGACCAACTTTCCGCTCTGAAAATTCGAACACAAAACGTCACCTTTCTGAGTTTTGGATGATCGAGCCAGAAGTGGCCTTTGCCGATTTGGATGAAGTGGCCGATCTTGCTGCTGATTATATCAAGTTTCTTGTCGCTTGGGCGCTTGAGAAATGTGAGAAAGAGTTGAACTTTATTTGGGGGATTCCTTTTTCTGATGTTGATAAATCTCACCGCTCGGTACTTGAAAATGTAAGAGATAGTGAGTTTTTAAAGATCACATATACTGAAGCAGTTGAGATTTTAAGTAAAACAAATGTTAAATTTGAGTACCCTACTGAGTGGGGGAAAGAGCTTCAAACTGAGCACGAGAAATATCTTACAGAAGAGCATTTCAAGAAGCCTGTCATTGTAACGGATTATCCTGCAGATTGTAAGGCCTTCTATATGAAGCAAAACGAAGATGGTAAAACTGTTCGTGCTATGGATGTCCTTGTTCCTGGAATTGGTGAGATTATTGGTGGATCGCAAAGAGAAGAAGATCTTGAT from Halobacteriovorax sp. GB3 includes:
- a CDS encoding hybrid sensor histidine kinase/response regulator; translated protein: MIVEKEVIPAMLSNKVNQEIEIGNNVVSKLHAKIIRFETLARTLAKIGKSKIQDETVLKKLLVETIDYDQSLSIAGGGIWYEPYAYDSKKRQKSFFLARNEDENLQFIDDYNIPSPIFDKERFEKDRDYRREFLHSPGYHNENWYVTASFLKRSSRTIWSNAYTDPHSLEPMVTVSAPIIENDKFIGVATIDVRLSWLTLFLSEVNSSNVKTQLFDKDDNRIIKNPLAKKKEETVERLLTKIETTIKDNNNYSKEETETIKQKLLKNTYNLNNKAAFFYALSILNIFYDNHQLNNYKLYNETNQETKVLYTTFLVPYTYWKIIRTVPLKESFARTYETKNNIQAIFLILTILLTILAITGLRKLVFSPMNKIREKMAMMAGKIKSQDNLDEVEPIRIKGLARELHEFTSSYNKLLTLLQEKDANLKKSLSSLEQTVQRQKDTEKELLYSAKSKAHFLANISHEIRTPLNILLGAIELVHENKMNKEQLEYFQMIKNSGENIKSVVAKILYLAKIDHSTNIKLEEHYFNLRKTFEEINALMRIHASELNLTYDVEIDPLLEFDVMGDETRINQVFTNLISNAIKYTDEGKIHISLKRYNTTNANKEGFLLTVADTGIGIPKKQLDSLFLPFSQRAIQEVVRNGLGLQVSRSIIEALGGEIHASSEIGIGTTIVVKFELNRVQKDKMIEEEMIEKTREIKFRKRSENDKFNILIAEDTEDNRKLLDFYFKDTEFKIQFAENGKRAVELFELNEYDLIIMDMQMPVMDGYEATKLITKLKKERNILTPIIGLSAKSFDEDIQRGLKAGCTEYIAKPIKKKSLMKKIFKYAS
- a CDS encoding adenosine kinase, whose translation is MSLYDVYGIGNALVDMEFEVTNDFLQKMNVEKGLMTLVEQERQSELLENLDGKQHKRSCGGSAANTMIAVSQLGGKAFYSCKVASDETGDFYYQDLVKEGVSSNINEQREKGTTGKCMVFVTPDADRTMNTYLGITATFSESELREEEIKKAKYLYMEGYLVTGPTGKAAAIKAKEIAKANNVKTALTFSDPGVVSFFKEGFNEMIGEGVDLLFCNEAEALSYTGTETIEQASVELKKIAKTFAITLGEKGAHVFDGQETIEVLTNKVEAVDTNGAGDLFAGAFLYGITNGLSYAQSARLACSLSSQLVTQFGARLKKSQVEQIKKETL
- the asnS gene encoding asparagine--tRNA ligase; the protein is MTGRLLIKKVFETEPVGQTVTVKGWIRSIRNSKKFSFMVLNDGSYQDSLQIVIDADLENYEEVASLLTGSSVSVTGKVVESGGKGQSVEMQAESIHIYGKTDESYPLQKKGSSLEFLREKAHLRARTNLFGAVFRIRHELAQATHKFFSDRGFYYLNSPIITAVDGEGAGEMFKVTTLDLENLPKDDKGNVDYSKDYFGKDVSLCVTGQLEGECHALGLGSVYTFGPTFRSENSNTKRHLSEFWMIEPEVAFADLDEVADLAADYIKFLVAWALEKCEKELNFIWGIPFSDVDKSHRSVLENVRDSEFLKITYTEAVEILSKTNVKFEYPTEWGKELQTEHEKYLTEEHFKKPVIVTDYPADCKAFYMKQNEDGKTVRAMDVLVPGIGEIIGGSQREEDLDKLIKKMDEDGMEKEGYWWYLELRKFGTAPHSGFGLGFERAIMYITGMPNIRDVIAFPRTPKSCDF